A window of the Fuscovulum sp. genome harbors these coding sequences:
- a CDS encoding EscU/YscU/HrcU family type III secretion system export apparatus switch protein, which yields MAEENDGAEKSHEPTQKRKDDAVEEGNVLTSKEALIFAGFAVGTGMMAMAPAVLPDMVPQWGSYFRLGAVADLDGLVSTRISGAFWQVLGLAVLVAVPMVLATIAAQVALGGMHWSPKAMGFKGSRIDPLAGIKRMFSGTALMELGKAIAKVVVLGAISWAMVEKMLPALDRLWQQTPGMAAVVMGEATLRLMIGLALGLAAIAVLDVALQIFKMRKQLMMTLQEVKEENKEQNGSPEVKGRLRQMQMQASRDGAKRRRALDDVPRATAIVTNPTHFAVAIRYVPGETRAPVILAMGKGPMALEIMARGRKVGLAPVQIPLLARALYFTGEIGAEINEQLYAAVAAVLAHVYRLDRGEGSAPPDVTLPPELRFSEFGQNEARGQA from the coding sequence ATGGCTGAGGAGAATGACGGCGCCGAAAAGTCACACGAGCCGACACAGAAGCGCAAGGATGACGCGGTCGAGGAGGGCAATGTCCTTACCTCGAAGGAAGCGTTGATCTTTGCGGGCTTTGCGGTGGGCACGGGGATGATGGCGATGGCCCCGGCGGTGCTGCCGGATATGGTGCCGCAATGGGGGTCTTATTTCCGGCTGGGCGCGGTGGCCGATCTGGATGGTCTGGTCAGCACGCGGATCAGCGGGGCCTTTTGGCAGGTGCTGGGGTTGGCGGTGCTGGTGGCGGTGCCGATGGTTCTGGCCACCATCGCGGCGCAGGTGGCGCTGGGCGGGATGCACTGGTCGCCCAAGGCGATGGGGTTCAAGGGCAGTCGGATCGACCCGCTGGCAGGCATCAAGCGGATGTTTTCCGGCACGGCGCTGATGGAGTTGGGCAAGGCGATTGCCAAGGTGGTGGTGCTGGGGGCGATTTCCTGGGCGATGGTGGAAAAGATGCTGCCCGCGCTGGACCGGCTGTGGCAGCAGACGCCCGGCATGGCGGCGGTGGTGATGGGCGAGGCGACGCTGCGGCTGATGATCGGGCTGGCGCTGGGGCTGGCGGCGATTGCGGTGCTGGATGTGGCCCTGCAGATATTCAAGATGCGCAAGCAGCTGATGATGACGCTGCAAGAGGTGAAGGAAGAGAACAAGGAACAGAACGGGTCGCCCGAGGTGAAGGGCCGGTTGCGGCAGATGCAGATGCAGGCCAGCCGCGACGGGGCGAAACGGCGGCGCGCGCTGGATGACGTGCCGCGCGCCACGGCCATCGTGACCAACCCGACGCACTTTGCCGTGGCGATCCGCTATGTGCCGGGCGAGACGCGGGCGCCTGTGATCCTGGCCATGGGCAAGGGGCCGATGGCGCTGGAGATCATGGCGCGGGGGCGGAAGGTGGGGCTGGCCCCGGTGCAGATCCCGCTTCTGGCGCGGGCGCTGTATTTCACCGGCGAGATCGGGGCCGAGATCAACGAACAGCTTTACGCCGCCGTCGCGGCAGTGCTGGCGCATGTCTATCGGCTGGACCGCGGCGAGGGATCGGC